GCCGTGTCTCTATCGGTGATCTGCTCAGCAGGAAAGAGTGCCGGCCCCTGCGGCAAACGCTTCACCACCTCTAGCTGTAATTCTTCCAGATTGGTCCCGCGAGTTGCTGAAACCGGGACCACGGCTGCGAAATCACGCAATTTCGTGAGCCGCTCTAAATGGGGCAAAAGCTTGCGCTTGTCTTTTACCCGATCAACTTGATTGACCGCGAGTATGACCGGAACGTCAACGCCTTCTAGCGCCCCCAGAGCGCTATCATCCGCATCCCGCCACTCCAAGCCACAGCAGACAAAGAGAGCTAGATCGATATCTTCCAGTGCCCCCAAGGCAGCGCGATTGAGCTGACGATTGAGTGCTCGTTTTTCATGTTGATGCAAGCCTGGGGTGTCGACAAATACGACTTGCGTACCGCCACCATTGAGCACTCCGAGAATACGGTGTCGGGTAGTCTGCGGCTTGCGCGTCGCTATGCTGACCTTCTCACCTAGCAGGGCATTGAGCAGGGTCGACTTGCCGACATTGGGCCGGCCCAGAATAGCGCACATTCCGCTATGCTCTAGCATTAATTTTGCCCTCTTGAGTTCTCCATGGACTACTACGCCTCTTCACCACCCAAAACCCCCAACATCGTCGCTGCAGCCTGCTGCTCTGCCTGCCTTCTGCTCCCCGCCTCGCCAACACTCCTCTGCTCAGAGTCGACCAGCCGACACTCAACGCGAAACATTTGGTGATGGGCACGGCCACTGACATCGAGGACCTGGTACTCCGGCAAGGGCCGACGGGTTGACTGCAGCTTTTCCTGCAGGCGTGTTTTTGGGTCCTTGAGCAGACCTTCATCAGGCAGAGAATCGAGCCGCTCTCTATAAAGGGCAACTACCATCGCTGCCACCGAGTAAAAATCACTATCTAAGTACGCGGCACCTATAACGGCCTCGAGGGTATCGGCCAGGATTGAATCGCGACGATGGCCACCGCTCTTCAATTCGCCCCCGCCCAAGCGCAGATGAGAGCCTAAATTCAGCCCCCGAGCAATCTCAGCCAATGTCGAACGATTTACCAAACTCGCCCTCAGCCGCGACAAAGAACCTTCGCTATCCTGCGGCCGGCGGCGAAATATCTCCTGAGCAATCACGAAGTTAAGAACAGAATCACCCAGAAACTCCAAACGCTCATTGTGCCTAGCCGCGGCACTGCGATGGGTTAGAGCCTCCTGCAGTAGACCGATCTCATTAAAACGGTATCCTAGCTGGTGCTGCAGCTCTTGAAGATCTGACATACTTGGCTACTCAATGCGCTGACCGATGCGATCCCAGGCTAATCCGCCCTCCTCACTATCCCAACTCATCCATATCATCATTGCCCGACCCGCCAAATAGTCATCCGACACAGGCCCCCATACCCGGCTATCAGCACTCCGATCCCGATTATCGCCGACGGTAAAGTAGTGGCCTTCAGGAACCGTATATGTAAAGCTACCAGTCGCCGGCTCCTCATGATGGATTATACGGTACTCGTTATCATCAGCCTGCTCTCTGTAGACGCGAGCCGAGCCCCCTGCGTCGGAGCGCTGATAAGGGCCGACATGGCTCTGCTCGAGAGGCTCGCCGTTAACATAGAATACCCGGTTCTGATAGCTGATTTCATCACCAGGCAGGCCAATCACGCGCTTTATATAATCCTGGCTAGGATCGCGCGGATACCGAAAGACCGCCACCTCACCACGCTCAGGCTCACCTTCACCAAACAGCCGAGTGCGCAGCAACGGCAAGCGGATTCCGTATGCCGACTTATTCACCAGGATAAAATCACCCGCCTGCAGGGTCGGCAACATCGACCCAGAGGGGATGCGAAACGGCTCAGCAATAAACGAGCGCAACAGCAAAACAATAAGGATAATAGGGAACAGCGAGCGAGGCAGATCGATATACCACGGATCTTGAGAACGATCTACGCCCTCACGCTCGCGCAACCACTTATCCCACCCCCACACCAGAGCGGTCAATATAGTCAGGACTACCAGCAACAACTCAAAGTTCATGGCGTTTCCAGTTATTCTAAGGTTATTGGGGATTGGCTAATCCGGCTCACTCTTTAGCACTGTCAACTCGCAACACCGCAAGGAAGGCATCCTGAGGTATCTCCACCTTGCCAACTTGCTTCATGCGTTTTTTACCCTCTTTTTGTTTCTCCAGCAGCTTGCGTTTGCGGGTCACGTCACCGCCGTAGCATTTAGCCGTAACGTTTTTACGCATCGCCTTAACCGTGCTGCGGGCAATTATCTGGTTACCTATAGCCGCTTGAATAGCCACCTCAAACATCTGTCGCGGGATTATCTCCTTGAGCTTTTCAACCAAAGAGCGTCCCCTGTGGTATGAATGCTCGCGATGGACTATGTTCGACAGTGCATCTACCTTGTCGCCATTTATTAATACGTCCAGCTTGACTAGGTCATCGCCTTGGAAGCGCTTCAGCTCATAGTCAAAAGAGGCGAACCCCCGGGTAGCCGATTTCAAGCGGTCGAAGAAGTCCAGCACCACTTCACTTAGCGGCATCTCATAGATCAAGGAGATCTGCTGCCCGACATACTGCATCTCTTTCTGAACCCCGCGCTTCTCCTCACACAGGGCCAAGACATTACCAACCAACTCCTGTGGCACCAGGATACTGGCTTCGATGATTGGTTCACGGATCTCCTCAATCTCCCCTATCGGCGGTAGATTGGCCGGATTATCAATCTCTAGCTGCTGACCATCTTTGGTTATTACGTGGTGAACAACGGTCGGCGCGGTAGTCACTAAATCGAGGCCGTACTCTCGCTCCAAGCGCTCCTGGATAATTTCCATATGGAGCATACCGAGAAAACCGACCCGGAAGCCAAAGCCGAGTGCCTGCGAGCTCTCCGGCTCGTAGTTTAAGGCTGAATCGTTTAGGCGCAGTTTTCCTAGGGCGTTGCGCAAGGCCTCAAAGTCATCAGAAGAACTTGGGAAGAGCCCAGCAAAGACTCGTGGCTGGACCTGTTTAAAACCGGGGACCGGATCGGCAGCCGGACGGGACTGATGGGTAAGGGTAGCGCCCACCGGAGCGCCATCAATATCCTTAATGCCAGCCACAACATAGCCGACCTGACCGGGTAAAAGCCGCTCACAAGGCGTTCTCTTGGGAGTAAAGATGCCGATCTCGTCGACCTGAAACTCCCGACCCGTAGCCATTACCTGAATCTTATCGCCTTTGCGCAGCTCGCCGTCAAAGACCCGCGCCAAGGTAACCACACCCAGATAATTATCGAACCAGGAGTCCATTATTAGCGCCTTAAGCGGCTCCTGCGGCTGCCCTTTGGGCGGGGGAATC
This Halorhodospira halochloris DNA region includes the following protein-coding sequences:
- the era gene encoding GTPase Era; translated protein: MLEHSGMCAILGRPNVGKSTLLNALLGEKVSIATRKPQTTRHRILGVLNGGGTQVVFVDTPGLHQHEKRALNRQLNRAALGALEDIDLALFVCCGLEWRDADDSALGALEGVDVPVILAVNQVDRVKDKRKLLPHLERLTKLRDFAAVVPVSATRGTNLEELQLEVVKRLPQGPALFPAEQITDRDTAFRIGELIREQLIVALGDELPYSTTVQIEELQIGESLTRIGAVVWVERSAQKPIVIGQGGKRLKKVGSLARQQIEELLEQQAHLELWVKVKEHWTDDRRALHEFGYTD
- the rnc gene encoding ribonuclease III, translating into MSDLQELQHQLGYRFNEIGLLQEALTHRSAAARHNERLEFLGDSVLNFVIAQEIFRRRPQDSEGSLSRLRASLVNRSTLAEIARGLNLGSHLRLGGGELKSGGHRRDSILADTLEAVIGAAYLDSDFYSVAAMVVALYRERLDSLPDEGLLKDPKTRLQEKLQSTRRPLPEYQVLDVSGRAHHQMFRVECRLVDSEQRSVGEAGSRRQAEQQAAATMLGVLGGEEA
- the lepB gene encoding signal peptidase I, with the translated sequence MNFELLLVVLTILTALVWGWDKWLREREGVDRSQDPWYIDLPRSLFPIILIVLLLRSFIAEPFRIPSGSMLPTLQAGDFILVNKSAYGIRLPLLRTRLFGEGEPERGEVAVFRYPRDPSQDYIKRVIGLPGDEISYQNRVFYVNGEPLEQSHVGPYQRSDAGGSARVYREQADDNEYRIIHHEEPATGSFTYTVPEGHYFTVGDNRDRSADSRVWGPVSDDYLAGRAMMIWMSWDSEEGGLAWDRIGQRIE
- the lepA gene encoding translation elongation factor 4, with the translated sequence MENIRNFSIIAHIDHGKSTLSDRFIQMAGTLTDREMNEQVLDSMDLERERGITIKAQSVSLQYKARDGQTYELNFIDTPGHVDFSYEVSRSLAACEGALLVVDASQGVEAQSVANCYTAIEQDLEVIPVLNKIDLPSAEPERVLEQIEEIIGLDASEALMVSAKTGEGVDDLLEALVARIPPPKGQPQEPLKALIMDSWFDNYLGVVTLARVFDGELRKGDKIQVMATGREFQVDEIGIFTPKRTPCERLLPGQVGYVVAGIKDIDGAPVGATLTHQSRPAADPVPGFKQVQPRVFAGLFPSSSDDFEALRNALGKLRLNDSALNYEPESSQALGFGFRVGFLGMLHMEIIQERLEREYGLDLVTTAPTVVHHVITKDGQQLEIDNPANLPPIGEIEEIREPIIEASILVPQELVGNVLALCEEKRGVQKEMQYVGQQISLIYEMPLSEVVLDFFDRLKSATRGFASFDYELKRFQGDDLVKLDVLINGDKVDALSNIVHREHSYHRGRSLVEKLKEIIPRQMFEVAIQAAIGNQIIARSTVKAMRKNVTAKCYGGDVTRKRKLLEKQKEGKKRMKQVGKVEIPQDAFLAVLRVDSAKE